From one Planctomycetota bacterium genomic stretch:
- a CDS encoding site-specific integrase: MPSQLTLKDAAPQYLEHLRAAGKNEHTVRTYGKALEAIAGFFGEAKTLKTLRPADVGRFLKSDALLKKPNGKERAKPTIDQIVRVLRMLLEWAQAQGHVAAIAFPQDAMPKRRRKQQAANQQTQEPEAETHEAQPGN, encoded by the coding sequence ATGCCCAGCCAGTTGACCCTGAAGGACGCCGCACCGCAGTACCTGGAGCACCTGCGGGCGGCAGGGAAGAACGAGCACACCGTGAGGACGTATGGGAAGGCCCTCGAGGCCATCGCCGGCTTCTTCGGCGAGGCCAAGACACTGAAAACGCTCCGGCCCGCCGACGTCGGGCGGTTCCTCAAGAGCGACGCCTTGCTCAAGAAGCCCAACGGCAAGGAGCGCGCGAAGCCGACCATCGACCAGATCGTCCGCGTGCTCCGCATGCTCCTGGAGTGGGCGCAGGCCCAGGGCCACGTTGCCGCCATCGCGTTCCCCCAGGACGCCATGCCGAAGCGCCGCCGCAAGCAGCAGGCCGCCAACCAGCAGACACAGGAGCCGGAGGCCGAAACCCATGAAGCTCAGCCTGGCAATTGA